In Lactiplantibacillus pentosus, the sequence AAGCTGATCCAATTCTATTTGAAATTTGCTAAGGCTTGTTTTGAACGTTACCGCAATAAGGTCACGTATTGGATGACATTTAATGAAATCAACAATCAGACTAATTTTGAATCAGATGGCGCCATGTTGACAGATTCAGGGATCATCCATCAGCCAGGTGAAAATCGTGAACGTTGGATGTACCAGGCAGCACATTATGAATTAGTCGCCAGCGCGATGGCCGTTCGATTGGGGCATGAAATCAATGCTGACTTTCAAATTGGCTGTATGATTGCGATGTGCCCGATTTATCCATTGACGGCGGCACCGGCCGATGTGCTATTCGCTCAGCGAGCAATGCAGACACGCTTCTATTTTGCGGATGTGCATTGTAACGGTTATTATCCGCAATGGCTACAGAACCGATTTGAAACGGAACATTTTAACTTGGATATTACTGATGAAGATTTGCAGATTCTTCAGGCGGGGACAGTAGATTATATCGGCTTCAGTTATTACATGTCATTTACGGTAAAGGATACGGGTAAACTCGTGTATAACGAAGAACACGATCTGGTCAAAAATCCGTACCTTAAAGCGAGTGATTGGGGCTGGCAAGTTGATCCGATTGGTCTACGGTATGCCATGAACTGGTTTACTGATCGTTACCACTTACCATTATTTATCGTCGAAAATGGGTTAGGTGCTATTGATGAAAAAACGGCGGATAATCAAATTCATGACGATTATCGCATCGACTATTTGACGAATCATTTGCGGCAAATCAAGTTGGCAGTCTTAGAAGATGGGGTCGATTTGATTGGGTATACGCCGTGGGGCTGCATTGACTTAGTTGCGGCCAGCACTGGTCAGATGTCCAAACGCTATGGCTTCATTTACGTGGATGAGAATGATGACGGTTCTGGTAGTTTGAAACGCTATAAAAAGGACTCGTTTACTTGGTATCAGCATGTCATTACAACCAATGGTGCTGAAATTGAATAGTTACTGTTGGAATAAAGATGAACTTTGTGACTAAGCTAATCATAAATAGATGTTGTGCACGGCCAGCTTAGATAGCTGGCCATTGCACGTTAGGAGGAAGATTGAATGACAATGTATATTGGAATTGATATTGGTGGGACCTCAATCAAGTGTGGCTTGGTTGATGGCAATGGTCATATTAGTCGTAAAGTAACCCGGACAACTGCGACGACTAAATCTGATATCATGGCTGACTTGGTTGCGATGGTTCAAGAGTTACAAACGGATGGCCAGGTTGCGGGAATTGGCGTCAGTATGCCTGGTGTTGTTCAAAGCGATGGCTTTTTGACAACCGCTGGTGCAGTGACCGCATTTGAGCAGATTAATTTACGAGACGAGTTGCAGACCCAAACTAAGTTGCCGGTGATTATTGAAAATGATGCGAACGCGGCAGCGATTGCCGAGCAATGGCTGGGTGTCGCACAAAATGTTCCTAATTATTTAAGTCTAGTCTTAGGAACTGGCGTTGGTGGGGCACTAATCATCAATAATCAAGTTTATCGTGGGGCACATGCACGTTCAGGAGAATTTGGCTGGATGGTGGTTGATGACGATGACATCGATATTGAGATGGGGACGCTTAACTTTCGCGGGGCAACGGTAATCGGCTTAATCCGTCGCTATAATCAATTTAGCACGGACACTGTTAATGATGCTCGCGAAATCTTCAAGCGTGCGGCCGCTGGTGAGACGCTGGCCAAGCATGTTTTTCACAGCTATTACTATAGTTTGGCTAAGGGGATTATTAATTTGATGGTTGCGTTTGACCCAGAAATAGTCGTGATTGGTGGTGGCATTAGCGCCAATGAAACGTTTATGACGAACTTGAATGCGACAATTGCTGATTTACATGCCAATCACAATAGTATTAAACAGTTAAAGTTAGCGCCAGTTGTTCCAGCACGGTTGCGAAATGATGCGGGAATGATTGGAGCGGTGTATCAGTTGATTAAACGCGGGTAAGAATTGAGGGGTGTCTAGCGGATTCATGAGCTAGACACTTTTTAATTCTAGCGGTAGAAAGAGCAATCTGATACGCATTGTGCTAGTTGATTTGACATGACTCATGCCATTTGTTTGGCTTACTGTTCGTCGGCCGATGCGCGTCCGATTCCGACTTCCGGGGCCGGCTGACAATTGCTGGAGCGCAGCCAACATCGATTTGAACTCACGCAGAAACCCACTGCGCAATTTCAAATACGAGTCTTATTCTAAGCCGGAAGAAAAACACTTCCGACTAAGAATAATTTGGCTACTGCGCATTGTCCGCCAGCCCCTCCAGTCGGGAAGCCATTCGAATGGCGGATGAACGGCCACCTATCTAGGTACAATTGGCCACTGAATATTAGGTGACTGGGCCTTCATGCAAACTTTTTTAATCAGCGTCAATAATTTTTCATCGTCTTCAGATGCTGAGAATATTGACTAATTTCAATGAGATCAAGTCTTAAAGTTAAACGATAGTCGTGTGCTTTGTTTGGTATTTAGACTTTTACATCTCGTTTATCTAAAGAAAATTCGGCCAGGTTCAGGGATATTGATAATAAAATATGAACATAACAACCTAGAAACTAGTCTTACAGTTGAACTTAAAAATGACGGTTGTTAAAAAAATCAACGATCTGTCCGCTAAAGGTTGGGTGCACACATGTCTGCCTTGCGAATACAATCTCAGGCTGGAAGGTGTTTCTGACAATGCTCAGCGATGAAATTCCACTTAGCAAGCGTCCTTTGCTTGGTTAGTGGAAGGCCAGTATTTAAGACGTGGGTTGTCGGCTTAAATCTGTGCCCATCGCGTTCCAGCGTTGTCAGAAATTCCTGGAAGCCGGTATAGGACGAACAACACGATAGGTTTACGCTAACTCGCTGTGTTTTCAGCGGTTCTCAGCTGACCGCTTTTGAACGAAAAATGGCATGAGTTAATCATCTTTAATGCTAAATAACAACTAGTGTAACGCGTGATCTAAGATATTTTTCTAATTAGTCATTTGTTTTATGGTAATCTAGTGGATAGATTATCAGATAGGGTGGTGGCTAACGATGGCATTCTTTGGCTATAAGGATATTGATAAATTGTCTGGGGTAGATCTTGCAATTTATCGTTTTATCGTGGAACACGATGAGCAAATTCCATATATGCGAGTCCGTGAATTAGCACGGGGCGCACATGTTTCTAATTCGTCGGTCATGCGATTTATTCACAAAATTGGGTATGATAGTTTTCCAGAATTTAAAGTCTCGTTGCGCAGTGAGACGCCAATTCAAAAGACTGATGCACCGGGAATTCAATTTGTTCAGCCTAGCGCCTTTCCGGCCGATATAACGAAAATTATTCGATTGGCAGCACAGCTGATGGTTAACGCAGATAACATTGTGTTTGTTGGAATTGGCGCTTCTGCAGCACTAGGGGAATACGCCTCACGACAGACGTCATCTTTGGGGTTCAACAGTTACGTTGTCAAGGATCCATTCTATCCATTGTTACCGCAATTGCGTAATACGAGTAACAATGTTTTGGTAGCGGTGTCAGTATCCGGCCAAACCACGGAACTTGTCGAAATGCTGAATGATTTTGTGAATAATCCTGAGGTGAATATCGTCAGCATCACCAGCAATATCGAAAGTACGATTGCACGGATGAGTCGATATGCTTTAACTTATCGAGCAACTGAAGAACGGATTCACCAATATTATGATTTAACTAGCCAAGTTCCGTGCCTATACATTATTGAAGCCTTATTACGCGAGCTGCGTCACCAAGAAGTCATCCAGCATCGTTTTGAGTAGGTGATTTAGTTGGTTGAGTCAAGAAGCGTCAAACGTCATTCCTGCAAAACGCGTGAATCAATGCTAAAATTGAAAGCATTAATTTGAAATCAAGGTATTGATGAGGGGTAAGAGAACGTGACAGCAACACCATTTTGGTCGCAGATTGCGGCGCAAGCAAAGGCTGAACAGCGGCCGTTTTTCACCATGGCACCCATGGAAGCTGTTAGTAATACGGTTTTTCGGCAAGTGATCGCCCATGCGGCAGCGCCGGATACGTTTTTTAGTGAGTTCGTGTACGCTAAGAGTATCACGGATCCGAATACGAAGTTCCCAGTGCACGGGCGACTTTACGTGGCAGACGCTGAATCGCGTAAACCGGTCGTTCAGCTGTGGGGCAATGAAGCGGCTGATTTTGCAACGGCAACTGCTGAGCTGAGTCAGCGGGGATTTGAAGCCGTTGATATTAACATGGGTTGTCCGGATGGCACGGTCATCAAAAATCATGGTGGCAGTGATTTGATTCGAAATCCACAGTGGGCGGCGGATGTGATTGCTGCGGCGAAGACCTCGGGACTGGCAGTCAGTGCCAAGACGCGCCTAGGTTACAGCAAGGTCGCCGAATACCATGATTGGATTGCAACCCTGTTGGCGCAACACGTTGCCGTTTTGACCGTACATTTACGGACGAAGCAGGAGATTAGCAAGGTTCCTGCGCACTTTGAGGTCATCGATGATCTCATTAAGATGCGTGACGAAATTGCCCCGGAGACGTTGTTGCAAGTTAATGGCGATGTGGCTGAC encodes:
- a CDS encoding ROK family protein, whose product is MTMYIGIDIGGTSIKCGLVDGNGHISRKVTRTTATTKSDIMADLVAMVQELQTDGQVAGIGVSMPGVVQSDGFLTTAGAVTAFEQINLRDELQTQTKLPVIIENDANAAAIAEQWLGVAQNVPNYLSLVLGTGVGGALIINNQVYRGAHARSGEFGWMVVDDDDIDIEMGTLNFRGATVIGLIRRYNQFSTDTVNDAREIFKRAAAGETLAKHVFHSYYYSLAKGIINLMVAFDPEIVVIGGGISANETFMTNLNATIADLHANHNSIKQLKLAPVVPARLRNDAGMIGAVYQLIKRG
- a CDS encoding tRNA dihydrouridine synthase, with protein sequence MTATPFWSQIAAQAKAEQRPFFTMAPMEAVSNTVFRQVIAHAAAPDTFFSEFVYAKSITDPNTKFPVHGRLYVADAESRKPVVQLWGNEAADFATATAELSQRGFEAVDINMGCPDGTVIKNHGGSDLIRNPQWAADVIAAAKTSGLAVSAKTRLGYSKVAEYHDWIATLLAQHVAVLTVHLRTKQEISKVPAHFEVIDDLIKMRDEIAPETLLQVNGDVADYQAGVALAKAHPGLDGIMIGRGVFANPFAFEAQPQPHDLPELLGLLNMQLDLFDDFATRYDVPRFPSLKRFFKIYARPELGATDIRNTMMDAKSTDDVRKILAAYQAKERV
- a CDS encoding MurR/RpiR family transcriptional regulator → MAFFGYKDIDKLSGVDLAIYRFIVEHDEQIPYMRVRELARGAHVSNSSVMRFIHKIGYDSFPEFKVSLRSETPIQKTDAPGIQFVQPSAFPADITKIIRLAAQLMVNADNIVFVGIGASAALGEYASRQTSSLGFNSYVVKDPFYPLLPQLRNTSNNVLVAVSVSGQTTELVEMLNDFVNNPEVNIVSITSNIESTIARMSRYALTYRATEERIHQYYDLTSQVPCLYIIEALLRELRHQEVIQHRFE
- a CDS encoding 6-phospho-beta-glucosidase, producing the protein MTIKGRAFPDGFLWGGAVAAHQLEGGYNEGGKGISTADIMTLGTNEQPREITDGVVPDKYYPNHQAIDFYHRYPEDIKLFAEMGFKCFRTSIAWTRIFPNGDEDEPNEAGLQFYDDLFDECLKYGIQPVVTLAHFEMPYHLVKQYGGWRNRKLIQFYLKFAKACFERYRNKVTYWMTFNEINNQTNFESDGAMLTDSGIIHQPGENRERWMYQAAHYELVASAMAVRLGHEINADFQIGCMIAMCPIYPLTAAPADVLFAQRAMQTRFYFADVHCNGYYPQWLQNRFETEHFNLDITDEDLQILQAGTVDYIGFSYYMSFTVKDTGKLVYNEEHDLVKNPYLKASDWGWQVDPIGLRYAMNWFTDRYHLPLFIVENGLGAIDEKTADNQIHDDYRIDYLTNHLRQIKLAVLEDGVDLIGYTPWGCIDLVAASTGQMSKRYGFIYVDENDDGSGSLKRYKKDSFTWYQHVITTNGAEIE